A part of Streptomyces sp. NBC_01210 genomic DNA contains:
- a CDS encoding RelA/SpoT family protein, whose protein sequence is MPDEAQPAAAQPDQQAEKAAAAPVTPEKKPAEKSMPAVPERANGAAPVSAAKSTPAAKSTPADKSMPAVRPTPAGKSTPAAKPTPASVPRTGGSSNRVRARLARLGVQRSSPYNPVLEPLLRIVRSNDPKIETSTLRQVERAYQVAERWHRGQKRKSGDPYITHPLAVTTILAELGMDPATLMAGLLHDTVEDTEYGLDTLRRDFGDQVALLVDGVTKLDKVKFGEAAQAETVRKMVVAMAKDPRVLVIKLADRLHNMRTMRYLKREKQEKKARETLEIYAPLAHRLGMNTIKWELEDLAFAILYPKMYDEIVRLVAERAPKRDEYLAIVTDEVQSDLRAARIKATVTGRPKHYYSVYQKMIVRGRDFAEIYDLVGIRVLVDSVRDCYAALGTVHARWNPVPGRFKDYIAMPKFNMYQSLHTTVIGPNGKPVELQIRTFDMHRRAEYGIAAHWKYKQEPSAGASKVRSDVPKKAGKDDNINDMAWLRQLLDWQKETEDPSEFLESLRFDLSRNEVFVFTPKGDVIALPAGATPVDFAYAVHTEVGHRTIGARVNGRLVPLESTLDNGDLVEVFTSKAEGAGPSRDWLGFVKSPRARNKIRAWFSKERRDEAIEHGKDAIARAMRKQNLPIQRILTGDSLVTLAHEMRYPDISSLYAAIGEGHVAAQGVVQKLVQALGGEEAASEDIAESTPPTHGGRSKRRANADPGVVVKGVEDVWVKLARCCTPVPGDPIIGFVTRGSGVSVHRADCVNVDSLSQQPERILEVEWAPTQSSVFLVAIQVEALDRSRLLSDVTRVLSDQHVNILSAAVQTSRDRVATSRFTFEMGDPKHLGHVLKAVRGVEGVYDVYRVTSARSSGA, encoded by the coding sequence TTGCCAGACGAGGCCCAGCCCGCCGCCGCGCAGCCCGACCAGCAGGCCGAAAAGGCCGCGGCAGCCCCTGTCACGCCCGAGAAGAAGCCGGCGGAGAAGTCAATGCCGGCAGTGCCCGAGCGTGCGAACGGTGCGGCCCCGGTCTCTGCCGCCAAGTCCACGCCTGCCGCCAAGTCCACGCCTGCGGACAAGTCCATGCCCGCCGTCAGGCCCACGCCTGCGGGCAAGTCCACACCAGCGGCCAAGCCCACGCCCGCCTCCGTGCCCCGGACCGGCGGCTCCTCGAACCGCGTACGCGCCCGCCTCGCCCGCCTGGGCGTGCAGCGCTCCTCGCCGTACAACCCCGTCCTGGAACCGCTGCTGCGGATAGTGCGCAGCAACGACCCCAAGATCGAGACTTCGACGCTCCGCCAGGTCGAGCGTGCCTACCAGGTGGCCGAGCGCTGGCACCGCGGCCAGAAGCGCAAGAGCGGCGACCCGTACATCACGCACCCGCTCGCCGTCACCACCATCCTCGCCGAGCTCGGCATGGACCCGGCGACCCTGATGGCCGGGCTGCTGCACGACACCGTCGAGGACACCGAGTACGGCCTGGACACACTGCGCCGCGACTTCGGCGACCAGGTCGCCCTCCTCGTCGACGGCGTCACCAAGCTCGACAAGGTCAAGTTCGGCGAGGCCGCACAGGCCGAGACCGTACGCAAGATGGTCGTCGCCATGGCCAAGGACCCGCGCGTCCTGGTCATCAAGCTCGCCGACCGGCTGCACAACATGCGCACCATGCGCTATCTCAAGCGGGAGAAGCAGGAGAAGAAGGCCCGCGAGACCCTTGAGATCTACGCGCCCCTGGCCCACCGCCTGGGCATGAACACCATCAAGTGGGAGCTGGAGGACCTCGCCTTCGCGATCCTCTACCCCAAGATGTACGACGAGATCGTGCGGCTGGTCGCCGAGCGCGCGCCCAAGCGTGACGAGTACCTCGCCATAGTGACCGACGAGGTCCAGTCCGATCTGCGCGCCGCCCGCATCAAGGCGACCGTCACAGGCAGGCCGAAGCACTACTACAGCGTCTACCAGAAGATGATCGTCCGCGGCCGTGACTTCGCGGAGATCTACGACCTGGTGGGCATCCGCGTCCTCGTCGACAGCGTCCGCGACTGCTACGCCGCACTCGGCACCGTCCATGCGCGATGGAACCCGGTCCCCGGCCGGTTCAAGGACTACATCGCGATGCCGAAGTTCAACATGTACCAGTCGCTGCACACCACGGTGATCGGCCCCAACGGCAAGCCAGTCGAGCTGCAGATCCGTACCTTCGACATGCACCGCCGTGCCGAGTACGGCATCGCGGCGCACTGGAAGTACAAGCAGGAGCCCTCCGCCGGCGCCTCCAAGGTGCGTTCCGACGTACCGAAGAAGGCCGGCAAGGACGACAACATCAACGACATGGCGTGGCTGCGCCAGCTCCTCGACTGGCAGAAGGAGACCGAGGACCCCAGCGAGTTCCTCGAGTCCCTGCGCTTCGACCTCTCCCGCAACGAGGTCTTCGTCTTCACGCCGAAGGGCGACGTCATAGCGCTGCCGGCCGGCGCCACGCCCGTCGACTTCGCGTACGCCGTGCACACCGAGGTCGGCCACCGGACCATAGGGGCGCGGGTCAACGGACGGCTCGTCCCGCTCGAATCGACCCTCGACAACGGCGACCTGGTGGAGGTCTTCACCTCCAAGGCCGAAGGCGCCGGACCCTCCCGCGACTGGCTGGGCTTCGTCAAGTCGCCCCGGGCGCGCAACAAGATCCGCGCGTGGTTCTCCAAGGAGCGTCGCGACGAGGCCATCGAGCACGGCAAGGACGCCATCGCGCGGGCCATGCGCAAGCAGAACCTGCCGATCCAGCGCATTCTCACCGGCGACTCGCTCGTCACACTGGCGCACGAGATGCGCTACCCGGACATCTCGTCCCTGTACGCGGCGATCGGCGAGGGCCATGTGGCCGCGCAGGGCGTCGTACAGAAACTGGTGCAGGCCCTCGGCGGCGAGGAGGCCGCGAGCGAGGACATCGCCGAGAGCACACCGCCCACGCACGGCGGCCGCAGCAAGCGCCGCGCCAACGCCGACCCCGGCGTGGTCGTCAAGGGCGTCGAGGATGTCTGGGTCAAGCTCGCCCGCTGTTGTACGCCCGTCCCCGGCGACCCCATCATCGGCTTCGTCACGCGCGGCTCCGGCGTATCGGTTCACCGGGCCGACTGCGTCAACGTCGACTCGCTCTCGCAGCAGCCGGAGCGCATCCTCGAGGTCGAATGGGCCCCGACCCAGTCGTCCGTCTTCCTGGTCGCCATCCAGGTCGAGGCGCTCGACCGGTCCAGGCTTCTCTCGGACGTCACCCGCGTCCTGTCGGACCAGCACGTCAATATCCTGTCTG